One Mus musculus strain C57BL/6J chromosome 2, GRCm38.p6 C57BL/6J genomic window, TGCCAGCCCCAGGCTGAGGCTGGAGATGATGGTTAGAAAACTCCGCATCCAGCATGAGGGCTTAAGCAGCAGGCAGTGAGGAAACTCTGCCTCCTCCTGAAATGGCCTTTGGTGCTGCCCCCTGGTGGGCAGCGCTGGCCTTGCACCCAACCATACCACCTCTCAGATGGTTGCAGCTCCTTAGCAAGCAAGTGCAGTGGGGCTTTTCTCCTAGAGCTCTGCCTAGGTCTCCTAGGTCACATATGTTGTGGCTAATGTTAATTTTTCACAGTgccatttctgtctctgtgtcccctgCAACAGTCCCCAGAGCCCAGCAGAGTGTAGGTGCGCCAGCTCCTCGTCTATCGAGTTGAATTGCCAGCATGTGCCTCACTGGAGTTGCCTTTGCATGGTCAAATGGCCTTTCTTCCCCAGGGCTGGCCCTGGCCTCCTGCCGACCGCTCTTTAACTGTCTCCCCACCGCATCCTTTCAGGAGCAGGACAACCTCGCAGATGCAGAGGAGCGCTGCCACTTGCTGATCAAGTCCAAGGTGCAGCTGGAGGCGAAGGTGAAGGAGCTGAGCGAGCGGCTGGAGGACGAGGAGGAAGTGAACGCGGACCTGGCCGCCCGCAGGCGCAAGCTGGAGGACGAGTGCACGGAGCTCAAGAAAGACATCGATGACCTGGAGCTGACGCTGGCCAAGGCCGAGAAAGAGAAACAAGCCACAGAGAACAAGGTGTGGGAAGGGCCTGAGCTGGGGGCCAGTTTTGGTGTTAGGCAACTGCAGGGTTCCTCCCTAAAACCCCGCTCTGCATGGGTACCTGCCATGTAGCCCGAGTCAGGCCACAGAGCCTCTTAAGAACCTCCGTTTTCTGGTCCGTCAAGTGGGGGTACCAGCACTTACATTATTAGGGTGACTAAGGATTTGGATGTAAGTAGCCTTTGCTAAGCACATACTACAGGACCTTGCACACAGAAGGTGCTTAGTAAAGGCTTGCAATGATCATCGGTCCTGGATTGAAAAGCTTGTTGGGGGGAGGGCAGCTTGCCCGAACTGAGAATCCTATCACCGAGAGCCGTGGTTGCCAGCGTTGTGAGTATTGACTTTTACACAGAAGAGGAAACGAGGCTGTTTAGGTTCTTATGGGTGCCAAATATAAGGCCGCGGCTAGGACACAGCTCTCAGAATACCTGTTGCTATTGTAAATGGCTGCCACCCActagtcttttactctgagctaTGTATGCTTGGGTATGAACCTTTACCCAGCTCAAGGAGGAGGTCAAACCTGTAGGCAGGAATGGTGGAGGCTCAGTATAGCGGCCTGCCTGCATCCTGTAGCTGGAAGGGGTGGCTGCTCAGACCAGCCTAGGGGGAGCACTGTCCTCACAGTGAAATCGGGCCTTGACACAGGTGAAGAACCTGACAGAAGAGATGGCGGCACTGGATGAAGCCGTGGTCCGCCTGACTAAGGAGAAGAAGGCATTGCAGGAGGCTCACCAGCAGGCTCTGGGTGACCTGCAGGCTGAGGAGGACCGTGTGAGCGCACTGGCCAAGGCCAAGATCCGGTTGGAACAGCAAGTGGAGGATGTGAGTTGGAGTCCCTTGGGGGACCCTCAGGGCGGCGACAGTTACACTGGCTTGCTGGAAGCTGAGCCCTACTCTACCCCACAGCTGGAGTGCTCCCTGGAGCAAGAGAAGAAGCTGCGCATGGACACAGAACGCGCCAAGCGCAAACTTGAAGGAGACTTGAAGCTGACGCAGGAGACGGTGACAGACACAACACAAGACAAGCAGCAGTTGGAGGAGAAGTTGAAGAAGTAGGTGTGGGGTAGGCAGGGTCTCTGGGCCTGATGGGCCCTCCTTCTCAGCCCCGTTGCTGTGGGGAGGATACCAGGGCGGAGGTCACGTCCTGCCCTCTCTGGATCAGAGCTATGTACAGCAGAGGCGCAGGATCGAGGCTCCTTAGGACCTCACAGGGGCAGACAGGTGGATAGCAGGTAGGGCCAGGGCTGGCTCACCCCGCCATGCACTCCCAGGAAGGATTCGGAGCTGAGTCAGCTGAACCTGCGGGTGGAGGATGAGCAGCTCGTGGGGGTGCAGCTGCAGAAGAAGATCAAGGAGCTGCAGGTGGGCATTGTGGCCGTGGGGGATGCCCTGGGTGGACCAGGCCTGGTTCAGGGGCTCATGGAGTCGGTACCATCTCCTTAGGCTAGGGccgaggagctggaggaggagctggaggcgGAGCGAGCAGCCCGCGCCCGCGTGGAAAAGCAGCGAGCCGAGGCAGCGcgggagctggaggagctgagcgAGAGGCTGGAGGAGGCTGGCGGAGCTTCCGCGGGGCAGCGTGAGGGTTGCCGCAAGCGTGAGGCTGAGTTGGGCCGGCTGCGGCGGGAGCTGGAGGAGGCAGTTCTGAGGCACGAGGCCACTGTGGCTGCCCTGCGCCGCAAGCAGGCCGATAGCGCTGCAGAGCTGAGCGAGCAGGTGGACAGCCTGCAGCGCATCCGGCAGAAACTGGAAAAGGAGAAGAGCGAGCTGCGCATGGAGGTGGACGATCTGGGCGCCAGCGTGGAAACTCTGGCCCGTGGCAAGGTCTGCCTCCTTCCCGCCTCGAAATCAGTTTTGACTCTACACTGACCCTATCCCCCCCCGACCCCCCTTCCCCAATGCTCTGGTCACTTCATGACAATACTCCGCCGCAATGACCTCCTGACCCCTGGATGTTTAACCTGATGTCTAACCCCCAGCTCCGCAGCAGTCCTGACCTCTAACCCCGAGTGCTCACTTTCATTCCTTGGCTTGGGTTGCTCTGGTTCCCACCCAAACCTCAGCCCTTCCAACAGGAGTGTGACCCCAGCTCTTGACTCCTGAATTCAGACTTAGCACCTGCCCTAACACTCTTCTTGTCCCAATTTTggacgcccccacccccaccccaaaatccTGACACCTGTTCCCAGATCTAGTTCCTAATACTGACTCACTGACCCTGGGATGGGTCCCGAGACTCCCAATTTGTGCCCACAGTAGGAACCCAGACCCTGAACCTGGAACTCGAGTCTGGTCTCATACCTAGTGTTCTAGGTCCCAGTCCCAGTCTCTTGCCTGGCAGCCCCTGGATCCCCCTTGGATGCACAAACTTGTCTCGATCTCTGActctgggttccaggccagtgCGGAAAAGCTGTGTCGGACCTATGAGGACCAGCTGAGCGAGGCCAAAATCAAAGTGGAGGAGCTGCAGCGACAGCTGGCCGACGCCAGCACCCAGCGGGGGCGGTTACAAACGGAGAATGGTGAGGCCCGGGTTTCGCTGAGCTATGCCAGGTAGGGGTTAGGTGCTGCGCCTCGACCGACTGTGGGCCTGCTGGCCCCTTCGCCTGCAGGGGAGCTGGGCCGCCTGCTGGAGGAGAAGGAGTCCATGATCAGCCAGCTGAGCCGCGGGAAGACCTCAGCAGCGCAGAGTCTGGAGGAACTTCGGCGGCAGCTGGAGGAAGAAAGCAAGGTGGGCAGGAATTGGCAACCGTGGGGCGGAGGTGGGCGCTGGGGCCATTAGCTTGGATTGATGGCGAGGCCACTGCTGTCCCTGCAGGCCAAGGGTGCGCTGGCTCATGCAGTGCAGGCCCTGCGGCACGACTGCGACCTCCTCCGAGAGCAGCACGAGGAAGAGTCTGAGGCTCAGGCTGAGCTGCAGCGGCTGCTGTCCAAAGCCAACGCGGAGGTGGCCCAGTGGCGGAGCAAGTATGAAGCAGATGCCATCCAAAGGacggaggagctggaggaggccaAGTGAGTAGCTGGCACCTAGACCACGATCCAAGGGGGACTCTGGCCTGTGCCCCCTGTGTGGTGGTGGGGATTCTGGCGTCCTTTCCCCAGGCTCCTTTGGTACATAAGCCACCCTGCCTGGTCTGCGGTCCAGGAAGAAGCTGGCCCTGCGGCTGCAAGAGGCAGAAGAAGGCGTAGAGGCCGCAAATGCCAAATGCTCCTCACTGGAGAAGGCCAAGCTGCGGCTGCAGACAGAGTCGGAGGATGTGACCTTGGAGCTGGAGCGGGCCACCTCGGCCGCCGCAGCCCTGGATAAGAAGCAGCGGCACTTGGAGCGGGCGCTGGAGGAGCGGAGGCGGCAGGAGGAGGAGATGCAGCGGGAACTCGAGGCGGCACAGAGGGAGGCTCGAGGTCTGGGGACAGAGCTCTTTCGACTGCGACATAGCCACGAGGAAGCGCTTGAGGCTCTGGAGACACTCAAGCGGGAGAACAAGAATCTGCAGGGTAGGGCCGTTGGCCCAGAGCACTGAAGGCTCGATCACCCTGGACTTGGGGTGAAGgaagggagctggctcagagcagAGGTGGGGGGCGAGTCCTCAGTGCTCTGTTCACCCTGCAGAGGAGATCAGTGACCTTACAGACCAGGTCAGCCTCAGCGGGAAGAGCATCCAGGAACTGGAGAAGGCCAAGAAGGCGCTGGAAGGGGAGAAGAGTGAGCTGCAAGCTGCACTGGAGGAGGCTGAGGTCAGGGCTGGTCACGGGTGGGTAGACTCTGCTCCATGGCTCCCTAGCTTCGTTGCTCCTCAAATACGTGCCGAGGCCCCTCACTGCCACTGCTTGATCAACATCTCTAGGGGGCACTGGAGTTGGAAGAGACAAAGACTCTACGGATCCAGTTGGAGTTGTCCCAGGTCAAGGCAGAGGTGGACCGGAAGCTGGCGGAGAAGGACGAGGAGTGTACTAACCTGAGgtctctggaaagcagtcttgTGGTGCTTATGATGGCACACAGGACAGACTAGCTGTCCCTGCCACAGGACTAGAGTGTTCCCATTCCAGAGGTGGTCCTCCACAGGATGCTCAGGGTTAAGAGTTCAGTCCACGCCCTTCTTGGTCTCCAgtgaatgaactttttttttttgcaagtcaCCAGGGAATTGTAAACAGGCAATTCATTTGCTCCCCAAGTGGGTTCCCAAGTCTGTGGGTCCTTGAGCATGGCACAGGTTAATGCCTGACCTACTCCATTCCTGTGGGCCAAGCCGGTCCTTCATCCACCTCCTTACAGGCGCAACCACCAGCGGGCTGTGGAATCCCTGCAGGCCTCCCTGGATGCAGAGACAAGGGCCCGCAATGAAGCACTGCGCctcaagaagaagatggagggggACCTCAACGACCTGGAGCTACAGCTGGGCCACGCAACCCGCCAGGCCATGGAGGCACAGGCAGCCACGAGGCTGCTGCAGGCTCAACTCAAGGAGGAACAAGCAGGGCGAGATGAGGAGCAGAGGCTGGCTGCCGAGCTCCGTGAGCAGGGTCAAGCCCTCGAGCGCAGGGCTGCACTGCTGGCGGCTGAGCTGGAAGAGCTTCGGGCTGCCCTGGAACAGGGCGAGCGCAGCCGGAGGCTGGCTGAGCAGGAGCTGCTGGAGGCCACCGAGCGCCTCAACCTACTGCATTCGCAGGTGGGGGATGCGCCAAAGATGTTACAAGGATGGGGTAGGGGGCAGAGCCCTGCAGGCCAGCTGAGGCTCTACTCTCCCCCAGAACACAGGCCTCCTGAACCAGAAAAAGAAGCTGGAGGTGGACTTGGCCCAGCTGAGTGGGGAAGTGGAGGAGGCTGCGCAGGAGAGGcgtgaagctgaggagaaggccaAAAAGGCCATCACTGATGTGAGGCTGGGCCAGggtctggggtgggggaagggtgagTGTGTAGGGAGCTCAAAGGAGCCTCCCCTCCACTATGCTATTCCCTCCCCATCCAGGCAGCCATGATGGCCGAGGAGCTGAAAAAGGAACAGGACACGAGCGCACACCTGGAACGGATGAAGAAGACCCTGGAACAGACCGTGCGGGAGCTGCAGGCACGCCTTGAGGAAGCCGAGCAGGCCGCACTTCGGGGTGGGAAGAAGCAAGTGCAGAAGCTGGAGGCCAAGGTGTGCAGCCTTCCCAGCCCTCCTGCCCCACTGGCCGAGGCTCTGGCTGCTGGGCTAGGGGGCGGGCgaccctcctcctgccccactGGCGGAGGTTCGGGCTGCTGCTGGGCTAGCGAGCGGGCgaccctcctcctgccccacaGGTGCGGGAGCTGGAGGCCGAGCTGGATGCAGAGCAGAAAAAGCATGCCGAGGCCCTCAAGGGGGTGCGTAAACACGAGCGCCGGGTCAAGGAGCTCGTGTACCAGGTGGGTGTTGGCTCTCACCCCAGGAGACGGCGCCAGAGCTAACCCTTGTCTAGGCAGAACCTGAGAGCCCTTTGCTTGTCCAGACTGAAGAGGACAGGAAGAACCTGGCTCGCATGCAGGACCTGGTGGACAAGCTGCAGAGCAAGGTCAAGAGCTACAAGCGTCAGTTTGAGGAGGCGGTGAGCACACTGGGGGCCAGGTATCTGGGACTGTTCGGGACACTAGTGGCGAGCTGCTTTCAGCTGCGGAACTGGCAGCCAGGGACGCATCTGCAGCAGGCTCAACTAACGGGTAGCAGCCCCACCCTCTCAACTCATGGACTTCTATGGCTACAGCAGGGGTCACTTACAACTATAGAATGGACTTAAAAAGTGAGTGGTTTCTATCCTCAGCCCAGGCACGGTGGGCAGGTGACAGAGGCACTTCTTGAAGGATGGTCTCCACTTTTTTCCCTCCTGTGTGGGTTCTAGTAAGGGGAGGCTGGTGACAGGAAGAGTGGAGGGAGGACCAGGAGAAGTCACTTCTTTCTGGGGATGGGAGCAGGTGGCCATTTTAGTTACCAACGGGAAACAAGGCTCTGCATATGGCTCCAGGAGCAGCAGGCCAGTACCAACCTGGCTAAGTACCGCAAGGCCCAGCACGAGCTGGATGATGCCGAGGAACGGGCAGACATGGCAGAGACCCAGGCCAACAAGCTGCGGGCAAGGTCCAGGGATGCCCTGGGCCCCAAGGTGAGGCAGCCTCTGTGTCGGGGGGGCTGAACTTAGGGAAGCACAGGTGACGTGGTTCAGCTTCTTTTTCATCTCTTAGCACAAGGAGTGACACCCAGGCTCTGAGGAGGGATACCCCACCCCTGCGATCCTGTTGTCTCTTTCCATCTGCCACTCCACCCTCCCTGAGCCCCTGAACCCCAAATAAACACCCTGTCTGCAGCAGTAGCCACTGTCCTTATTTCTTGGGGCTAGAGGAGCTGGGAACAGAACATCATGGACAAAGTCAGGTCCACATCAGTCTTTAAAATAAAGTTCTTTAATAGTCTCCATTTAATCGGTTTATTTGCTGTTAATAAACTGGCAACACAGGAGGAGCCAAGGGTAAGCTCTCAGCCAGGCTCCCGTGTCTGGGCTCAGGCAGGCACAGGCACTCCATGCCCCAAGGGATGGAGAGAAAAGGCTCCCCCCACTTCTAGGGAGCCTCCTGGATGAACACAGTGGCCAATGAGCAAAGAACCAGAGGAGCTAAAGGAAGACAAGGGAGgtgaggaagggagagatgggCAGACCCCGGGGAAGGCAGCATTCTCCGATACCCACCCCTGCCCAGGGCTCAGGAGCCTCTCTGCCTGCGTCCTGAGGCCAGGGAGGTTTGGCTCACAGGGGTCTGCATCTTCCTCTCCATCAGGACTGATGGGAGAAGCTCAGACAGATGGTTTCCCGTGTTCCCCTTCTCTGGCAGGCCAGGGCTCCAGGATTGCGAGGGAAAGGTGGGCATGGTGCCATTGTCCTTACCCTGGGGACAGTGAAGAAACAGGCTCCCCATGACCTGGGCCCTCAGACCCAGGAGACAAGAGCTTCTAGGATGTTCCTTCCACTGAGCCTGCACCTGGACACCCGGGGTGGAcagagcactggggaggcaagagGGACAGGGATGGGCAGAGTGCGAGGCGGCACGTGCACTCTGGCTCTCTGCACTCGCCCCTGCCTGGCAGCTTCTTGAAGCCTGGCTCAAGGTCACTCCTCAGTGAAGTCTCTGTCTATGTCCATGTAGGGCTCCTCAATGTAGCTGACGAGGGCAGAGGGCGACTGGCGGTCTGGGTTCAACAAGATGGACACTGTCTCCTTCCAGTACGAGAAGCTGATACAGGAGCTCTGAGTGAAAGCGAGAGGGTTGGGCTGTGCTTAGTAGAGGACGGGGCTCACACACGCCAGTGTCCTCCCACTGTCACTCAGGGTGGGGCACTCACATTCTCCAGGCAGGTGCTGTCCTTATCCTTGTGCAGGTAGTGCTGCTGCCAAAAGCGCAGCAGGTTGTGGAAGTTGTTGAGCAGGAAGCCGGGGTATTTCTTGCTGTGCTCCATTCGCTGTAGCAGTCGCAGGTACAGGGGCAGCCGCTCTTTCCGTCGGGCCAGCATCAGGATTACCAGGCTGGTGTTGAGGCAGCTGACGTTCTCCTGCAAGGTCAAAAGCAGATGGACTGGGTACATGTCAGCAGCCTTAGGATGCCAGTGAACCTGGAAGCCACAGAGCAGGGAAGAGGGTATCCTAGGCCCACACAATGGCGcagcagtcctgggcacccctTGTGTCCTATTCCCACCTACTACCATTCACACTGACAAGAGCACTGGTCCTCGTCTATACTTTGGTTCAGGCGTGACTTCTTCTAGGAGCTTCTCTGCCCTGACAGGGCTGGGTGCACAAGCTAAGTGTGCAGTTATTAGTGCTGTACTAGGCTGTGAGCTTCAGAAACAAGAGTCTAGTCTGCCTTGTTCACCAAGCATCCCCAGCCCCAGGCCTCGCCTCCCAGCATGTTGGCAAAAGAAGACCACTGCTCAGAGGTGCCAGCATGACTCCCATCTTAGGGAAGGGGTGGGAGCCTGGAAGAGAAGGCTGCCATTAGTGAAGGAGATGGGACAAAACTCAGGTCCAAGCCCACAGCCTACTGCAGTCAGAAGGCAGGGCTGAGCACATGGGGAAGAACACTGGCCTGGAGTCAGAAGAATGCAGTGCCAAACTCAGCTCTGCCCAACTGACTGTGACTTCAGGATATCTGGTCTTAGTTCCCCTGTAAACTGGGGCACTGGGCAACACCCTAGGAAGAACTGTTTCCAGAAAGGGAGGAAACCCAGACACGATGACCTTCAGGATAAGAGGTGGTTCCCAGTCTAGCCCCTGACTGCTCACTGGCTGGGTTAGCGTCTCACCTGGGTTAGCGTCTGCACATGGATGATATTGATGAGGCGGAAGAGGAAGGACATTTGCGTGGGCACCTGGGATATGTAGGCAAGCAGGCGGCACTCGGACAGGACCTCGGCCACTgtggaggaaggcagaggcatcAGGTCCATGCCACAGGCCAGGTCCATTTGGGTCCTGACTCTGCAGCTGGGGCTCTCACCACCAGAACAAGCATGTTGAGggtcggagagatggctcagcagttaggaccccctgctactcttccagaggacctacaaCGGTGGCTCTTCAGCGTATGCAATACCTTCTTCCAGCTTCTACCTACTCCTGTACTTATTACACACACAATCCCATatataataattcaaaataaatttttacaaacaaccacaaaaacccaGCTTTCTTAAAAGCTTCAATAGCAGGTCAATATCCAATGTTTGGTCATCAGGCTGCACCAAATCTCAGAGACCCCACTGGTCCTCAGAACCACACTCAGACAGTGGCCCTTCCTGCAGCTCCCTCCCAGCTTCCTCCTCCCTCAGGAAGACTCACTAACACTGCTGCACAAGCATCAGAGCTCGGGTCACAGGAACCCATGTGGCAGCATACATCTAAAACCCCAGAGCTGGGGTCACACAAGCAGGTAGACCCCTGAAGTCAGCCAGCTTAGTCAAAcccatgagctccaggttcagcaggAGACTGTTTAAACATTTAAGGTAGGAAGAGCCCagatatcaacctctggcctccacatctgcatatatacccacacatacataaaccacacacagagaaacagtctaTCTTAAACTTGCCAGAACTCTAAAGGAGACTGGTTTGCCATAGTTCTCACACATCTGTGTCCACTGCTGTGTTAAGGGTGAAGGAGCACTGAACACCTGACCTCTCATACTACTGGGAAGGCACTGCACTGATTACATCAGAGTGCATGTCACCAGCCTCCTAAAACAGACCCTTCAGAGAAGCAACAGGAGGTAAATGGTCTAATTATCTATTACAGGATGCTTTTGGTACCAATGACAACCATGAGGAACACTGTCCTCTTTTGGAAGTGTTCATAAACTTGTGACAATCTGTTTGATGCCACAGACCTAGGGAAAAAGGCACAGATGTGCACATGCGTTATTACACACGATTCTAGGTGAGGTCTGACACACCCACCACAGCTGCATACTATAGTCCTGTGCAGAAAAACAGAATGAAGGGACCCTGTTCAATCCAAGCAGTCAGTCTAGAAGGCAGCTTTTTCTTTACTAAGATGATATACTTGCTCATTAGAGGAAGCAAACCAGTGGAGAAGTTGACACAATGGAGAAGTTGACTAACACATCGAGTTTGGTCAAGACTGTCCTCCTGACCCAGGCACACAATTCCTGGCTGGAGGCCAGGTGCCTGGCAGTTAGACTGCAGCCATGTGCACTGGCACCTTGGCCTCCTCACCTTTCATGTCCACCTGGTTTTCAAATCGGTCCAGTGACAGAGTGACACAGCGCACCAGCATGTTGGAGTCCACTAGCGAGCTGTTGATCTGTTTCAGGAACACCTGGAACTGGAGCAGAGATGGTGCTTACTGGCAGGCTGCTGGCCAGGGCACCACCAACCTTCTACCCCAGCTCCA contains:
- the Myh7b gene encoding myosin-7B isoform X6, translating into MMDMSELGESACYLRQGYQEMMKVHTVPWDGKKRVWVPDEQDAYVEAEVKTEATGGKVTVETKDQKVLTVRETEMQPMNPPRFDLLEDMAMMTHLNEAAVLHNLRQRYARWMIYTYSGLFCVTINPYKWLPVYTAAVVAAYKGKRRSEAPPHIYAVADNAYNDMLRNRENQSMLITGESGAGKTVNTKRVIQYFAIVAALGDGPGKKAQFLATKTGGTLEDQIIEANPAMEAFGNAKTLRNDNSSRFGKFIRIHFGPTGKLASADIDSYLLEKSRVIFQLPGERGYHVYYQILSGKKPELQDMLLLSMNPYDYHFCSQGVTTVDNMDDGEELIATDHAMDILGFSVDEKCACYKIVGALLHFGNMKFKQKQREEQAEADGTESADKAAYLMGVSSGDLLKGLLHPRVRVGNEYVTKGQSVEQVVFAVGALAKATYDRLFRWLVSRINQTLDTKLPRQFFIGVLDIAGFEIFEFNSFEQLCINFTNEKLQQFFNQHMFVLEQEEYKREGIDWVFIDFGLDLQPCIDLIEKPLGILSILEEECMFPKASDASFRAKLYDNHSGKSPNFQQPRPDKKRKYQAHFEVVHYAGVVPYSIVGWLEKNKDPLNETVVPIFQKSQNRLLATLYENYAGSCSTEPPKSGVKEKRKKAASFQTVSQLHKENLNKLMTNLRATQPHFVRCIVPNENKTPGVMDSFLVLHQLRCNGVLEGIRICRQGFPNRLLYADFRQRYRILNPSAIPDDTFVDSRKATEKLLGSLDIDHTQYQFGHTKVFFKAGLLGILEELRDQRLAKVLTLLQARSRGRLMRLEYQRMLGGRDALFTIQWNIRAFNAVKNWSWMKLFFKMKPLLRSAQAEEELAALRAELRGLRGALATAEAKRQELEETQVSVTQEKNDLALQLQAEQDNLADAEERCHLLIKSKVQLEAKVKELSERLEDEEEVNADLAARRRKLEDECTELKKDIDDLELTLAKAEKEKQATENKVKNLTEEMAALDEAVVRLTKEKKALQEAHQQALGDLQAEEDRVSALAKAKIRLEQQVEDLECSLEQEKKLRMDTERAKRKLEGDLKLTQETVTDTTQDKQQLEEKLKKKDSELSQLNLRVEDEQLVGVQLQKKIKELQARAEELEEELEAERAARARVEKQRAEAARELEELSERLEEAGGASAGQREGCRKREAELGRLRRELEEAVLRHEATVAALRRKQADSAAELSEQVDSLQRIRQKLEKEKSELRMEVDDLGASVETLARGKASAEKLCRTYEDQLSEAKIKVEELQRQLADASTQRGRLQTENGELGRLLEEKESMISQLSRGKTSAAQSLEELRRQLEEESKAKGALAHAVQALRHDCDLLREQHEEESEAQAELQRLLSKANAEVAQWRSKYEADAIQRTEELEEAKKKLALRLQEAEEGVEAANAKCSSLEKAKLRLQTESEDVTLELERATSAAAALDKKQRHLERALEERRRQEEEMQRELEAAQREARGLGTELFRLRHSHEEALEALETLKRENKNLQEEISDLTDQVSLSGKSIQELEKAKKALEGEKSELQAALEEAEGALELEETKTLRIQLELSQVKAEVDRKLAEKDEECTNLRRNHQRAVESLQASLDAETRARNEALRLKKKMEGDLNDLELQLGHATRQAMEAQAATRLLQAQLKEEQAGRDEEQRLAAELREQGQALERRAALLAAELEELRAALEQGERSRRLAEQELLEATERLNLLHSQNTGLLNQKKKLEVDLAQLSGEVEEAAQERREAEEKAKKAITDAAMMAEELKKEQDTSAHLERMKKTLEQTVRELQARLEEAEQAALRGGKKQVQKLEAKVRELEAELDAEQKKHAEALKGVRKHERRVKELVYQTEEDRKNLARMQDLVDKLQSKVKSYKRQFEEAEQQASTNLAKYRKAQHELDDAEERADMAETQANKLRARSRDALGPKVRQPLCRGG
- the Myh7b gene encoding myosin-7B, which translates into the protein MMDMSELGESACYLRQGYQEMMKVHTVPWDGKKRVWVPDEQDAYVEAEVKTEATGGKVTVETKDQKVLTVRETEMQPMNPPRFDLLEDMAMMTHLNEAAVLHNLRQRYARWMIYTYSGLFCVTINPYKWLPVYTAAVVAAYKGKRRSEAPPHIYAVADNAYNDMLRNRENQSMLITGESGAGKTVNTKRVIQYFAIVAALGDGPGKKAQFLATKTGGTLEDQIIEANPAMEAFGNAKTLRNDNSSRFGKFIRIHFGPTGKLASADIDSYLLEKSRVIFQLPGERGYHVYYQILSGKKPELQDMLLLSMNPYDYHFCSQGVTTVDNMDDGEELIATDHAMDILGFSVDEKCACYKIVGALLHFGNMKFKQKQREEQAEADGTESADKAAYLMGVSSGDLLKGLLHPRVRVGNEYVTKGQSVEQVVFAVGALAKATYDRLFRWLVSRINQTLDTKLPRQFFIGVLDIAGFEIFEFNSFEQLCINFTNEKLQQFFNQHMFVLEQEEYKREGIDWVFIDFGLDLQPCIDLIEKPLGILSILEEECMFPKASDASFRAKLYDNHSGKSPNFQQPRPDKKRKYQAHFEVVHYAGVVPYSIVGWLEKNKDPLNETVVPIFQKSQNRLLATLYENYAGSCSTEPPKSGVKEKRKKAASFQTVSQLHKENLNKLMTNLRATQPHFVRCIVPNENKTPGVMDSFLVLHQLRCNGVLEGIRICRQGFPNRLLYADFRQRYRILNPSAIPDDTFVDSRKATEKLLGSLDIDHTQYQFGHTKVFFKAGLLGILEELRDQRLAKVLTLLQARSRGRLMRLEYQRMLGGRDALFTIQWNIRAFNAVKNWSWMKLFFKMKPLLRSAQAEEELAALRAELRGLRGALATAEAKRQELEETQVSVTQEKNDLALQLQAEQDNLADAEERCHLLIKSKVQLEAKVKELSERLEDEEEVNADLAARRRKLEDECTELKKDIDDLELTLAKAEKEKQATENKVKNLTEEMAALDEAVVRLTKEKKALQEAHQQALGDLQAEEDRVSALAKAKIRLEQQVEDLECSLEQEKKLRMDTERAKRKLEGDLKLTQETVTDTTQDKQQLEEKLKKKDSELSQLNLRVEDEQLVGVQLQKKIKELQARAEELEEELEAERAARARVEKQRAEAARELEELSERLEEAGGASAGQREGCRKREAELGRLRRELEEAVLRHEATVAALRRKQADSAAELSEQVDSLQRIRQKLEKEKSELRMEVDDLGASVETLARGKASAEKLCRTYEDQLSEAKIKVEELQRQLADASTQRGRLQTENGELGRLLEEKESMISQLSRGKTSAAQSLEELRRQLEEESKAKGALAHAVQALRHDCDLLREQHEEESEAQAELQRLLSKANAEVAQWRSKYEADAIQRTEELEEAKKKLALRLQEAEEGVEAANAKCSSLEKAKLRLQTESEDVTLELERATSAAAALDKKQRHLERALEERRRQEEEMQRELEAAQREARGLGTELFRLRHSHEEALEALETLKRENKNLQEEISDLTDQVSLSGKSIQELEKAKKALEGEKSELQAALEEAEGALELEETKTLRIQLELSQVKAEVDRKLAEKDEECTNLRRNHQRAVESLQASLDAETRARNEALRLKKKMEGDLNDLELQLGHATRQAMEAQAATRLLQAQLKEEQAGRDEEQRLAAELREQGQALERRAALLAAELEELRAALEQGERSRRLAEQELLEATERLNLLHSQNTGLLNQKKKLEVDLAQLSGEVEEAAQERREAEEKAKKAITDAAMMAEELKKEQDTSAHLERMKKTLEQTVRELQARLEEAEQAALRGGKKQVQKLEAKVRELEAELDAEQKKHAEALKGVRKHERRVKELVYQTEEDRKNLARMQDLVDKLQSKVKSYKRQFEEAEQQASTNLAKYRKAQHELDDAEERADMAETQANKLRARSRDALGPKHKE